The following proteins are encoded in a genomic region of Alphaproteobacteria bacterium:
- a CDS encoding cobyric acid synthase, with translation MLQGTGSNVGKSLLAAGLCRAAQRRGIAVRPFKPQNMSNNAAVTADGGEIGRAQALQARACGVVPSRYMNPVLLKPQSDIGAQLVVCGEVRGNAGAADYQALKPSLLDAVLESFARLGDEAELIVVEGAGSPAEVNLRANDIANMGFATTAGVPVVLIGDIDRGGVIAQLVGTWELLDATDRACLAGTIVNRFRGDIRLFDGGLAMIAERTGLESFGVLPHFAHAARLPAEDAVALGPSTTGCGIRIAAPVLPHIANFDDLDPLRAEPDVTLELVHTGTPLPGAADLILLPGSKAVLSDLATLRREGWDIDILAHHRRGGAVLGICGGYQMLGKRLADPNGIEGEPGETAGLGLLAIETTLAGAKTLIQTQGTDLASGEAVRGYHMHVGVSSVDAAPMLQLDAGPDGAVSADGCVRGCYLHGLFADDGFRHAFLDSLKRREASSVAYEAVIDETLDALAAHMEGHLAVDRLLEVACAT, from the coding sequence ATGCTTCAGGGCACAGGCTCGAATGTCGGCAAATCGCTGCTGGCCGCGGGGCTATGCCGCGCCGCCCAGCGCCGAGGCATCGCCGTGCGCCCCTTTAAGCCCCAGAACATGTCGAACAATGCCGCAGTCACGGCTGACGGCGGCGAGATCGGCCGCGCCCAGGCCTTGCAGGCGCGTGCCTGCGGCGTGGTGCCGAGCCGGTATATGAACCCAGTGCTACTCAAGCCTCAGTCAGATATCGGCGCCCAGCTCGTCGTCTGCGGCGAGGTGCGCGGCAATGCCGGCGCCGCCGACTACCAGGCGCTCAAGCCGAGCTTGCTGGACGCGGTGCTGGAGAGCTTTGCGCGACTCGGTGACGAAGCGGAGCTGATCGTTGTCGAAGGTGCCGGCAGTCCCGCCGAGGTCAACCTGCGCGCGAACGACATTGCCAATATGGGCTTTGCCACGACCGCCGGCGTACCCGTGGTGCTGATCGGCGATATCGACCGCGGCGGCGTCATCGCCCAGCTCGTCGGCACCTGGGAATTGCTCGACGCCACCGACCGCGCCTGTCTCGCCGGCACCATCGTCAACCGATTTCGTGGCGATATCCGGCTGTTCGACGGCGGCCTGGCGATGATCGCCGAGCGTACCGGGCTGGAGAGCTTCGGCGTACTACCGCACTTCGCCCATGCCGCGCGCCTGCCGGCGGAGGATGCCGTAGCGCTCGGCCCCAGCACCACTGGCTGCGGCATACGCATCGCCGCACCGGTGCTGCCGCATATAGCTAATTTCGACGACCTCGATCCCTTGCGTGCCGAACCCGATGTCACGCTCGAACTGGTTCACACCGGCACACCACTTCCGGGCGCCGCCGACTTGATCCTACTGCCGGGTTCGAAAGCGGTACTTTCCGATCTTGCGACGCTGCGACGCGAGGGCTGGGATATTGATATCCTCGCCCACCACCGGCGCGGCGGCGCCGTGCTCGGAATTTGTGGTGGCTATCAGATGCTCGGCAAACGACTTGCCGATCCTAACGGCATCGAAGGTGAGCCGGGAGAGACGGCAGGGCTCGGCCTGCTAGCGATCGAGACCACGCTGGCCGGCGCCAAAACCCTCATCCAAACTCAAGGAACCGATCTGGCGAGCGGCGAGGCGGTGCGAGGCTATCATATGCATGTCGGAGTCAGCAGTGTAGACGCGGCGCCGATGCTGCAACTCGACGCCGGGCCTGACGGCGCGGTCTCAGCCGACGGGTGCGTGCGCGGCTGCTACTTGCATGGCCTCTTCGCCGATGATGGCTTTCGCCATGCCTTCCTCGATTCCCTCAAACGCCGCGAGGCAAGCAGCGTAGCCTACGAGGCCGTCATCGACGAAACCCTCGATGCTCTTGCGGCACACATGGAAGGCCATTTGGCGGTGGATCGGCTATTGGAGGTCGCCTGTGCCACCTGA
- the cobO gene encoding cob(I)yrinic acid a,c-diamide adenosyltransferase, with translation MTDNDFARANDKAHKKKIARDKMLATKTIEKGLLIVHTGKGKGKSTAAFGLVMRALGHGMHVGIVQFVKGKWETGERSVLERFPDLVTIRAMGEGFTWETQDRERDIAAAKKAWEASKEMISSGNYDLVLLDELNIVLRYESLPLDDVVAFLSNRPEMLHVVVTGRNAKDELIEAADLVTEMTQIKHPFRAGVKAQKGIEF, from the coding sequence ATGACTGACAATGATTTTGCTCGCGCCAACGATAAGGCGCACAAGAAGAAGATCGCCCGCGACAAGATGCTTGCCACGAAGACCATCGAGAAGGGCCTACTGATCGTCCATACCGGGAAGGGCAAGGGAAAATCCACCGCCGCCTTCGGCCTGGTCATGCGTGCGCTCGGCCACGGCATGCACGTCGGCATCGTGCAGTTCGTCAAGGGTAAATGGGAGACGGGCGAGCGCAGCGTGCTTGAGCGTTTCCCCGATCTCGTGACCATCCGCGCCATGGGTGAAGGCTTCACCTGGGAGACTCAGGATCGCGAGCGCGATATTGCAGCCGCAAAGAAGGCCTGGGAGGCGTCGAAAGAGATGATCTCGAGCGGTAATTACGATCTCGTGCTGCTCGATGAGCTCAATATCGTGCTGCGCTACGAGTCTCTCCCGCTCGACGATGTAGTGGCATTCCTTTCCAACAGACCCGAGATGCTGCATGTTGTCGTCACCGGCCGCAACGCCAAGGACGAGTTGATCGAAGCTGCCGATCTGGTCACTGAGATGACCCAGATCAAGCATCCTTTCCGCGCCGGAGTGAAGGCGCAGAAAGGCATCGAGTTTTGA
- the cobN gene encoding cobaltochelatase subunit CobN yields MHLLAATPGTILDGEEAVDLGQTAGDIVILSAADNELAGLARARDAEGPSLRLANVMSLGHNMSVDIYVEDIIARAKLVVVRLLGGSGYWAYGVEQVAATCREHRIPLAMLPGDDQPDAELAALCTLPEARWHRLWQYFVHGGAENFRNLLAYATTLIGQPTPWIEPLPLPRVGLYWPDENIATVDDLRPHWRSGAPKAVLIFYRALTQADDLAPVDALITALGQRGLNPLPVFVTSLKDPVSAATLEALLREAPPRVIVNATGFAVSRPGAPATSPLDGCDVPVLQAILSGGSKAAWDDGTSGLTARDIAMNVALPEVDGRIITRAISFKSEARYDEEAEISLRAHAPIRDRIAFVADLALAWSNLARTPAAERRVAMVLANYPTRDGRLGNGVGLDTPPSAQGLLEAMAAAGYRIENIPDDGRALINRLAQGPTNAPANRATKIGGVSYPLSDYLLFFSTLPNSVQAAVTKRWGDAESDPFMNGDAFLLPAHRLGNVALCLQPARGYNIDPAASYHDPELVPPHGYLAFYAWLRKDFAAHAVIDLGKHGNLEWLPGKALALSEACFPEVAFGPVPHLYPFIVNDPGEGTQAKRRAQAVIVDHLTPPLTRAESYGPLADLESLVDEYYEAAGIDPRRLELLRDDILDLSRQLGLDKDCGFVGDDDETALNKLDNHLCELKEMQIRDGLHIFGRTPEGDQLTDLLVALTRLPRGETPGEASLTRALAADLDFNFDPLDCAMAEPWTGPKPTLLGNGRWRSQGDTVERLEALARALVAGERSPETSWHKTRAVLESLERDIRPAVLASGEAETTALLAGLDGRFVNPGPSGAPTRGRLDVLPTGRNFYSVDTRMVPTPTAWRLGWKSAGLLLDRFRQDHGAWPTSLAISAWGTANMRTGGDDIAQALALLGVQPNWDTASRRVTGFEILPVSVLDRPRVDVVFRISGFFRDAFPAQIDLLDSAVRAVAALDEPECDNPLAARARAERDHLRAKGLDEAEAEARAGHRVFGSKPGAYGAGLQALIDEKGWESDADLARAYLAWGGYAYGAGAKGEARHGLFEARLRNVEGVVQNQDNREHDLLDSDDYYQFEGGLAAAVHHLSGQAPTVYHNDHSRPESPRIRTLEEEIARVVRARVVNPKWIAGVMRHGYKGAFEMAATVDYLFAFAATTHSVADHHFDAVYEAYLENDDVRNFLLDANPAAAREMAERLLEAQSRGLWQPRANDTGRRLEELAR; encoded by the coding sequence ATGCACCTTCTGGCGGCCACACCGGGTACCATCCTCGATGGCGAGGAGGCGGTCGATCTCGGCCAGACGGCGGGCGACATTGTCATCTTGTCGGCGGCCGACAATGAGCTGGCCGGCCTGGCGCGTGCTCGTGACGCGGAAGGCCCCAGCCTGCGCCTCGCTAACGTCATGAGCCTCGGCCATAATATGTCGGTAGATATCTATGTCGAGGACATCATTGCCCGCGCCAAACTCGTGGTTGTGCGACTGCTTGGGGGCAGCGGCTACTGGGCCTACGGAGTGGAACAAGTCGCAGCCACGTGCCGCGAGCACCGCATTCCGCTCGCCATGCTTCCGGGCGATGATCAGCCCGATGCGGAGCTTGCCGCGCTCTGCACCTTGCCGGAAGCGAGATGGCATCGCCTGTGGCAGTATTTCGTCCACGGCGGAGCCGAGAACTTCCGCAATCTCCTAGCCTACGCCACCACGCTAATCGGTCAGCCAACCCCATGGATAGAGCCTTTGCCGCTGCCCCGCGTCGGGCTCTACTGGCCTGACGAGAACATCGCGACCGTGGACGACTTGCGTCCCCATTGGCGCAGCGGGGCACCGAAGGCGGTACTGATCTTCTACCGCGCACTGACCCAGGCCGACGACCTGGCGCCCGTCGATGCCCTGATCACGGCACTCGGCCAGCGCGGCCTCAATCCCCTGCCAGTCTTCGTCACCAGCCTCAAAGACCCTGTGTCAGCGGCAACGCTCGAAGCGCTGCTCCGCGAGGCGCCGCCGCGCGTGATCGTCAACGCCACCGGCTTCGCCGTCTCGCGACCCGGCGCACCGGCAACGAGCCCGCTCGACGGTTGCGATGTCCCAGTGCTCCAAGCGATTCTCTCGGGCGGGTCGAAGGCTGCGTGGGACGATGGAACGAGCGGGCTTACCGCGCGCGATATCGCCATGAACGTGGCTTTGCCGGAGGTAGACGGGCGCATCATCACGCGCGCCATCTCGTTTAAGTCGGAAGCGCGCTACGACGAGGAGGCGGAGATCTCACTGCGTGCCCACGCGCCTATACGCGACCGGATTGCATTCGTCGCCGACCTCGCATTGGCCTGGAGCAACCTGGCAAGGACACCGGCGGCAGAGCGTCGAGTCGCCATGGTTCTGGCCAACTATCCTACCCGTGACGGCCGCCTCGGTAATGGTGTCGGACTGGATACGCCACCCAGCGCACAAGGTCTGTTGGAAGCGATGGCGGCAGCCGGTTATCGCATTGAGAACATACCGGATGATGGGCGAGCCCTAATCAACCGTCTAGCACAAGGCCCGACCAACGCCCCGGCTAACCGGGCCACCAAGATAGGTGGTGTGAGCTATCCTTTGTCTGACTATTTGTTATTCTTCAGTACCCTGCCGAACAGTGTGCAAGCGGCAGTGACAAAACGCTGGGGTGACGCGGAATCGGATCCCTTCATGAACGGCGATGCTTTTCTTCTGCCCGCCCATCGTCTCGGCAACGTGGCGCTGTGCCTGCAACCGGCGCGCGGCTACAACATCGATCCGGCGGCGAGCTATCACGACCCAGAGCTGGTGCCGCCTCACGGCTATCTCGCCTTCTATGCCTGGTTGCGAAAGGACTTCGCCGCCCATGCGGTGATCGACTTGGGCAAACACGGTAATCTCGAATGGCTGCCGGGCAAGGCCTTGGCGCTGTCCGAGGCATGTTTTCCGGAAGTGGCGTTCGGTCCTGTGCCCCATCTCTATCCATTCATCGTCAATGATCCCGGGGAAGGCACTCAGGCCAAGCGCCGCGCGCAAGCCGTTATCGTCGATCATCTAACGCCACCGCTGACCCGCGCCGAGAGCTACGGCCCGCTTGCCGACCTCGAAAGCTTGGTGGACGAGTATTACGAGGCCGCCGGTATCGATCCGCGGCGCCTGGAGCTGCTGCGCGACGACATACTCGATCTCAGCCGCCAGCTTGGTCTCGATAAGGACTGCGGCTTTGTGGGCGACGATGATGAGACCGCACTGAACAAGCTCGACAACCATTTATGCGAGCTCAAGGAGATGCAGATCCGCGACGGTTTGCACATCTTTGGCCGGACCCCCGAGGGCGACCAGCTCACCGACCTGTTAGTGGCGCTGACGCGGCTGCCGCGCGGCGAAACGCCGGGCGAGGCCTCGCTGACCCGAGCGCTTGCCGCCGATCTTGACTTCAACTTCGATCCGCTAGATTGCGCCATGGCCGAGCCTTGGACAGGTCCGAAACCTACTCTGCTCGGCAATGGACGATGGCGGAGCCAAGGTGACACCGTCGAGCGTCTCGAAGCTCTAGCACGGGCGCTAGTCGCTGGTGAGAGATCACCTGAAACAAGTTGGCACAAGACCCGCGCGGTGCTCGAGTCCCTCGAGCGGGATATCCGTCCAGCCGTGCTGGCCAGCGGTGAAGCCGAGACCACGGCTCTGCTCGCGGGGCTCGATGGGCGTTTCGTCAACCCCGGCCCCTCAGGCGCACCGACGCGCGGACGGCTCGACGTCTTGCCGACGGGACGTAACTTCTATTCCGTCGACACCCGCATGGTGCCGACGCCGACAGCCTGGCGGTTGGGCTGGAAATCTGCCGGCCTGTTGCTCGATCGCTTCCGCCAAGACCACGGCGCCTGGCCCACAAGCCTCGCCATCAGCGCCTGGGGCACCGCCAACATGCGCACTGGTGGCGACGATATCGCCCAGGCATTAGCCTTACTCGGCGTGCAACCGAACTGGGACACGGCCTCGCGACGTGTCACGGGCTTCGAGATCCTGCCCGTGAGTGTTCTCGATCGCCCGCGGGTCGATGTGGTATTTCGCATCTCAGGCTTCTTCCGCGACGCCTTCCCTGCCCAGATCGACCTGCTCGATTCCGCCGTACGGGCGGTGGCAGCGCTCGATGAGCCGGAGTGTGACAATCCGCTCGCTGCACGCGCGCGCGCTGAGCGCGACCATCTGCGTGCCAAGGGACTGGACGAGGCGGAGGCGGAGGCGCGTGCGGGCCACCGCGTCTTCGGGTCCAAGCCTGGCGCCTACGGCGCCGGCCTGCAGGCATTGATCGACGAGAAGGGCTGGGAGTCGGACGCCGATCTCGCCCGCGCCTATCTTGCCTGGGGTGGCTACGCCTATGGTGCCGGCGCCAAAGGGGAAGCGCGCCATGGCCTATTCGAGGCGCGATTGCGCAATGTCGAGGGCGTGGTGCAGAACCAGGACAACCGCGAGCACGACCTGCTCGATTCCGACGACTACTATCAGTTCGAGGGCGGCTTGGCCGCGGCCGTACACCACCTCAGCGGACAGGCACCTACGGTCTACCACAACGACCATTCACGCCCCGAGTCGCCACGTATCCGTACTCTCGAAGAGGAGATCGCACGCGTCGTACGCGCCCGCGTGGTCAACCCGAAATGGATCGCTGGCGTCATGCGCCATGGCTATAAGGGTGCTTTCGAGATGGCTGCAACGGTCGATTACCTTTTCGCCTTCGCGGCGACAACGCATAGCGTGGCTGACCACCATTTTGATGCCGTCTACGAGGCCTATCTCGAGAACGACGACGTGCGCAACTTTTTGCTTGATGCCAATCCCGCCGCCGCGCGCGAGATGGCAGAGCGTCTTTTAGAAGCCCAATCGCGTGGCCTGTGGCAGCCGCGCGCCAACGATACGGGTCGCCGCCTGGAGGAGCTTGCGAGATGA
- the cobW gene encoding cobalamin biosynthesis protein CobW translates to MTQSRHAKIPATIVTGFLGAGKTSLIRNLLESANGQRLAIIVNEFGDIGVDGELLAECGSEACGEDDIVELANGCICCTVVDDFLPAMTALLERDQPPEHIIIETSGLALPKPLVRAFGWPEVRTRVTVDGVVAVVDCHAVAEGRFADDVDTLDHDAPLAELFADQLACADMVILNKTDLVAHATLHAVRGEVEAGVRGGAVKVVPAVSAIVPAQVVFGIGAAAENDLDARPSHHDDEGEHDHDDFNSFHVALGPVISPQALTDRLRIIAAAHDIYRIKGFVAVDGRDMRLVVQGVGDRFQHYYDRDWTPDEVRQGQFVVIGAQGMDRDAISAAIRA, encoded by the coding sequence GTGACTCAGAGCCGCCACGCTAAGATACCCGCCACGATCGTCACCGGCTTTCTCGGAGCCGGCAAGACAAGCCTGATCCGCAATCTCCTGGAAAGCGCCAATGGCCAGCGCCTGGCGATTATCGTCAACGAATTCGGCGACATTGGCGTCGACGGCGAGTTGCTGGCCGAGTGCGGCAGCGAGGCCTGCGGCGAGGATGATATAGTCGAACTCGCCAACGGCTGCATTTGCTGCACGGTGGTGGACGACTTCCTGCCGGCAATGACCGCACTGCTTGAGCGCGACCAACCGCCCGAGCACATCATCATAGAGACCTCCGGCCTCGCTTTGCCCAAGCCTCTGGTACGCGCCTTCGGCTGGCCCGAGGTACGCACGCGCGTCACTGTCGACGGCGTCGTCGCGGTGGTCGATTGCCACGCCGTCGCGGAAGGGCGCTTCGCCGACGACGTGGATACGCTGGACCACGACGCGCCGCTAGCCGAGCTGTTCGCCGACCAACTCGCATGCGCCGATATGGTGATCCTCAACAAAACCGATCTGGTCGCCCATGCCACCCTGCATGCGGTGCGCGGCGAGGTCGAGGCGGGCGTGCGCGGCGGTGCGGTTAAGGTCGTACCGGCCGTCAGTGCCATAGTGCCAGCACAGGTGGTGTTCGGGATCGGCGCCGCGGCCGAGAACGATCTTGATGCGCGCCCTTCCCACCACGACGACGAAGGCGAGCACGACCACGACGATTTCAACAGCTTTCATGTGGCGCTCGGCCCCGTTATCTCGCCACAAGCGCTGACCGACCGGCTGCGAATCATCGCCGCCGCGCACGACATTTATCGCATCAAGGGCTTTGTCGCCGTTGACGGGCGCGACATGCGCCTTGTTGTGCAGGGCGTCGGCGACCGCTTCCAGCATTATTACGACCGCGACTGGACGCCGGACGAGGTGCGCCAGGGCCAGTTCGTCGTCATCGGCGCCCAAGGCATGGACCGCGACGCCATTAGCGCCGCGATTCGAGCCTGA